The DNA sequence GTCAAACTGCTCTTTCTTTAAAGTCTCCCAATCCGAAGGCTCAAGCCGGAATACATCCCGCACCATACAGACTGCTCCATGTGCTTCCAGGTAACTCTGTATTCTGTTTGTAACTGTCGAATCGGTGTCCTTATCGGGATTCACCACGATCATAAAACGATTCATCGGATTTATACTCCTCTTACAGGCTTCTGTGTGACTCTTCCACCATAGCCTTTATATCAAATTCTTTATTTTCCTTTGTCTGATCCTTTGTTATGTACAAAAGATACTCGATATTTCCTTCCGGTCCCTTGATCGGTGAATAGCTTAAGTCAAGTGTTTTAAATCCTATCTGTCGTGCAAAATCAACGATCATTTCAACCACTTCCACATGCACCTTCTGATCTCTGACAACGCCTTTTTTACCGACCTTTTCTCTGCCGGCTTCAAACTGCGGCTTGATCAGACACACGATCTCTCCGTCATCTGTCAACAGCTCTTTTACCGGAGGAAGTACCTTTGTCAAGGAGATAAAGGATACGTCGATCGATGCAAATTCAATCCTGTCTTCGATATCATCCGGTGTCACATAACGGATATTTGTTTTCTCCATACAGACAACCCGCTCATCGTTTCGAAGCTTCCATGCAAGCTGTCCGTGTCCGACATCCACCGAATACACCTTGACCGCACCATTTTGCAGCATACAATCTGTAAATCCACCGGTTGAAGACCCGACATCCATTGCCACTTTTCCCGCAAGACTTACTCCGAAGCAGTCCATTGCCTTTTCAAGCTTTAAACCACCGCGGCTCACATATTTTAATGTATTTCCTCTTACTTCTATCTGTGCTTTCTCATCAAATGTCGATCCGGCCTTGTCTTCCTTTATGTTATCCACATAGACAATGCCCGACATGATGATCGCCTTTGCTTTTTCTCTGGACTCTGCAAGCCCACGATTTACCATCATTACATCCAGTCGTTCTTTCATCTCTACTCCATCATATCCTGAATCCGGTCATATATGGATTCAGCATCTATCTTTAGCATCTTTCTCAGTTCTTCTATGCTTCCGTGACGGACAAAGGTATCTTCAATTGCGATCGGAAGAACCTTCACATCACTTGCCTTTGATTCCAGATATTCCTCAACCAGAGCACCATAACCGCCATGCAGGATACCTTCCTCGATCGTCACGATCAGCTTATGTGACTCTGCCAAATGATCGATCATTGCTTTGTCTAACGGCTTGATAAACCTTGCATTGACAAAGGTCACCTGTCTGCCTTCCTGTAAGAACCGATTATATAATTTCTCGGTTTCTTCCACCATATTTCCAACCGCTACTAACGCGATCTCACTTCCCTCACGAAGGATCTCACTCTTTCCGTATTCGACCGGCTCATTATAATCTTTTAAGCCGTAATATGCCTGTCCTCTGGCGTATTTGATCGCTACCGGTCCGTCATAGGCTACTGCCCATTCCATCGCTCTAGTGAGCTCATAGCGGTTCTTCGGAGCCATAATGACCAGATTCGGAATATGCGATAAAAATGCCGTATCAAAGATTCCCTGATGTGTCTCACCATCTGCCCCGACCAGTCCTGACCGGTCGATTGCAAATATCACATGCAGGTTCTGCATACAGACATCGTGCAGGATCTGATCATAAGCCCGCTGTAAGAAGGAAGAATACACTGCTACCACAGGGATCATACCTTCCACAGCAAGTCCTGCCGCAAATGTGACCGCATGTTCTTCTGCGATTCCCACATCAAAGGTTCGATCCGGGAATTTCTCTGCAAATTTATCGACTCCGGTTCCCTTGCTCATCGCCGCTGTGATTGCAACGACCCGGGTATTTTCCGTTCCGAGCTCTACTAACTTTCTTGCAAATACACCTGTATAGGATAAACCTTTTTCGACATTTTTAACTTTACCTGTTTCAATATCAAAGGAACCGATTCCATGGAAATAGCATGGATGCTTCTCCGCAAATTTATACCCTTTTCCCTTGATCGTTTTTATATGAACCAGAATCGGTTTATTTAACTTAAATGCACGTTTAAAGGTTTCTTCCATCAATCTTATATTGTGTCCATCGATCGGACCGATATAGGTAACACCCATTTCTTCAAAGAACATTCCCGGAACAAACATCTGCTTCAAAGAATCCTTCGACCGCTTCAGTCCTTTAGCAAGCTTCTCGCCTGCTACCGGTATATGCATCAGTGCTTTCTCGATTCCGTTTTTCAGATCATTATATGGCTGACCGACACGAAGCTTACTCAGATAGCTTGACATTCCTCCTACATTGTGGCCGATCGACATCTCATTGTCATTCAGCACGACCAGACATCCGGTCTTGACCTCTGCCATGTTATTTAGCGCTTCATAGACCATACCACCGGTGAAGGAACCGTCACCGACAACGGCTGCAATCTTCTCCTTCGTTCCTTTGATCCCTCTTGCGCATGCCATACCAAGTGCCGCCGACATCGCGGTCGAACTGTGTCCTGTATTAAAAGCATCACAATCACTCTCACTGGTCTTGGGAAATCCGCTTAAACCGCCAAACTTCCGTAATGTTGTCATCTGATCTTTTCGTCCGGTCAGGATCTTATGCACATAGGACTGATGTCCTACATCCCATACCAACTTATCAGCCGGGAAATCCATCGCACGATGAAGTGCGATCGTAAGTTCCACGCACCCAAGGTTTGACGCCAGATGCCCACCCGTCTCGCTGACATTTGCGATCAGAAACTCCCGGATATCCTGTGCCAGCTCCGGCAGATCTTTCTCATCTATTTTCTTTATGTCATTTGGTTCTTGTATTCGATCCAGTATACTCATATCTTTCATCTCTGTTATTTCTTTCTGTTGACCAGTTCCAGAATCAATTCATCCAGAAATTCATTCTTATACGGAAGCTGATCCAGTCTTGTAACCGCACGCCTGGATATCTCCGCGACATCCTTCTTGGACTCCTCAAGTCCGTGGATCGTGACATAGGTTACTTTACCATTTTCTTCATCTGAGCAGACAGGCTTTCCAAGCACTGCACTGTCACCCAGAATGTCCAGAAGATCGTCCTGGATCTGGAATGCCAGTCCGATATCCGATGCGATCATTTCGACCTGCTTCAATTCATCTTCCGTTGCTCCGGCAAGAACTGCACCGATCATCATAGATGCTTCGATCAACGCACCGGTCTTATTCTCATACACAAAATGAAGCTGATCACCACTCATCTGCTTCCCTGTCATCTCTACATCTACAACCTGACCACCGATCATTCCGTTTACACCTGCTTTTTTTGCAAGGATCGTGAATGCCCTGGCAACAGTCTGATTCCCCGGTTCCAGTTCAAATGCCTTACAGGCTGTCTCAAATGCATAATTTAAAAGCGCATCACCAGCAAGGATCGCCATTGCCTCACCAAATACCACATGTGAAGTCTTTCTTCCTCTGCGGTATTCATCATTATCCAATGCCGGCAGATCATCATGGATCAGGGAATAGGTATGTATCATCTCGATCGCTGCCATAAACGGCTCTACAACTTTTCCTGTTCCGCCAAATAAACGGTAGGTTTCCTGCATTAATAACGGACGTAGTCTCTTTCCCCCTGCCTGAAAGGAATAGTTCATTGCCGTAAATATAGTTTTCTGAAACCCTTCTTCTGCCGGTGCATATGTGTATATAATATTCTGTACTTCCTTTGTATGAAGTTCTAATTTATTCTTTTCCACTGTTCTCTCCACTTAATACGATCATTTCTTTTTCAACATCACACAGATCATCCTTACATGCCTGAACAAGCTGTACGCCCTCTGCGTAGGCTGCCAGACTATCCTTTAACGATGTCGCAGGATTCTCTAAGACAGCCGTGATTGCTTCTATTTTCTTCAGGGATTCCTCGATTGAGAAATCCTTCTTTTCCATCTTCTCTGCCATTTCTAATCTTCCTCTTTCACATCCGTTACTCTTGTCTCGATCAGACCATCATGAACACGGATGGTAATGCGGTCATCTTTTTCTATCTCTTTTATCGTCGTTACCGGCGTTCCGGTCTTTTCGATATACCCAAATCCATTTATAAGCTTCGCCGATGGAGACAGACCATGCAGACGTTCTGCAAGAAGCATCACCCGATGTTCGTATCTGTCGTATTTATTCTTCATAGCACGGTTTAAACGATCTGACAGATCATCCAGATAGATCTGCTGCTGTGCAAGCCTCTGCTTCGGATTCAGGATACGAAGATGTCTTTCCGCGGCCTGTAACTTCTCCTGATATGCTGCAAGTCTCCGTTTCATCAGATAATCCATCTGTCTGCCCTGATTTATGACCTGATGAACCGTGGACATCACATCCGGTATTGCCTGCTCACAGGCGGCTGATGGTGTCGGTGCGCGAAGATCTGCCGCATAATCTGCGATCGTATTATCAATCTCATGACCTGTACCGGAAATGATCGGCGTCTTTGCATGGTAGATCGCCCATGCAACGACCTCCTCATTAAACGCCCAGAGGTCTTCGATCGAGCCGCCGCCACGACCGATAATGATCGTATCTACGCCCATGTTATCCAACACTTCGATTCCATGCGCGATATCTTCTGCTGCCCCATCTCCCTGTACCTTTACCGGATACAGGATAAGCTGGACATATGGATTTCTTCTCTTTGCGATGTTTCTGATATCCTGGATCGCCGCACCTGTCTGTGCTGTCACGATGCCTACCCGCTTCGGATATGCCGGTATCGGCTTCTTGATATCGAATTCAAACAGTCCCTGTTCATACAACTTCTGTTTCAACTGTTCATACCGCTCATAGAGATTTCCAATCCCATCCAGCTTGATCTCTTTTACATATAACTGATATCTGCCATCCCGTTCGTAGATATTCACACTTCCGTGGCAGACTACCTGCTGCCCGTTTTCCAGTTTGAAATCAAGACCGGAATATGCATAACTTTTAAACATAACAGCCATGATCGAACCGGTCTCATCCTTCAATGAAAAATAGATATGCCCGGAACTGTGATATTTGCAGTTAGAGACTTCTCCCTTCACATAAATATCACCAAGCAGATAATCACTGCTGATCAGATTCTTGATATATCCATTTACCTGTCCGACGGTATAGCTTTTCTTTGCCATATTCTCACCTAATCTGCAAGCTTTGCAAGAAGTGCATTAATGAAGCTCTTTGCTTCTACATCGCAGTATGTCTTTGCAAGCTCTACTGCTTCATTGATCGCTACCTTTACAGGAATATCTTCATCAAACTTGATCTCATATACAGCCAGTCTTAAGATAGCAAGCTCGGCTTTTCCGATTCTTCCAAGCTTCCATCCCTGTGAGATACCACTGATGGTTTCATCGATCTCAGTAATATGGGAAACAACTGCCTCTACACGATCTATGATATATGCTTTTTCTTCCTCTGTCATGGCAACAGCATCCATCTTGTTATCGTCTTCATCATAAAGGCTGGCATGCTCCAATTCGAGCTCTGCTTCTTCTCTGATCTCTGAAACATCATTGAATTCCAGACTGAATAAAATTTTAAATACGGTTTCTCTTATCTCTCGTCTTGTCATATGTTCCTCTCTAGTTTGCGTCTGCCATGCGAACGCCGGCTACACGTATATTTACCTTGGTTACATTAAGACCTGTCATTGTCTCAATTGCCTGCTTTACTTTATCCTGAACCTGTGTTGTCACAGTCGGAATGCTATACTCATATAATACGTCAATCGCAAGATCTACTTTCACTTCACCCGGCAACAATTCTACCTTCACTCCCTTTGCCGGATTCTTCTTGCCCAAACGGCTTGCGAGTTCATTTGATAATGAGCCGGCAAGTCTTGATACGCCATCTACCTCAGTTGCAGCCAGACCTGCGATGATCGCGATTACTTCGCCCGCGATCTGTACATGTCCAATGGAATTTTCTTCTTCTATATTTTCATACGTGCTTGTATTCTCTTCACTCATTCTGTATACCTCCAGACTTCCTGTATTTGTACATATTGATTCAATATTATACCGCAATTATGAAAAACATTCAACACCCGGAATTGACGGGGAAAATTCAGAATTAGCTGCTGGTTTTGTGAATGATATGCAGCTATGGGCTGTCGGCTGGTACTTGTATCCTATAACAACACACTTCTCTTCCTATGAACTGCACATGTCTTATCCGCACATACTTCTGTGCAAACTCGCCTGCGGCTCAAACATGCACCCGTATGTGCTGACAATGTGCACTTCATAACGGAAGCTTCACTAATGTTGTTATAGGATACAAGTACCAGCCAGACAGATCATACCTGCATATCCATTCACTTTGTACAATAGCTAATTCCGAATTTATTCATATTCTTTGAACTATCTTATGACTTTATACTAATTTATAGTTTCCAACATAGTATCTGCATTGTTGGTGATGTTTATTTATATTTTGGCATAATATAATTAAAATGTATATCCGTTGCGATATCTTCATTTCTGACGATAATACATATTTTTACATAATAAAATACATCTTGTAACAGACACTCTTGCTGTTTAGTTGTACAAAACAGGCAGGATGTTATGCACCCTGCCTGAAAAGCTTTATAATAATATCAATATTTCACTTTTAAATAAATCAT is a window from the Lachnospiraceae bacterium GAM79 genome containing:
- a CDS encoding Asp23/Gls24 family envelope stress response protein, whose protein sequence is MSEENTSTYENIEEENSIGHVQIAGEVIAIIAGLAATEVDGVSRLAGSLSNELASRLGKKNPAKGVKVELLPGEVKVDLAIDVLYEYSIPTVTTQVQDKVKQAIETMTGLNVTKVNIRVAGVRMADAN
- the nusB gene encoding transcription antitermination factor NusB; this encodes MTRREIRETVFKILFSLEFNDVSEIREEAELELEHASLYDEDDNKMDAVAMTEEEKAYIIDRVEAVVSHITEIDETISGISQGWKLGRIGKAELAILRLAVYEIKFDEDIPVKVAINEAVELAKTYCDVEAKSFINALLAKLAD
- the xseB gene encoding exodeoxyribonuclease VII small subunit, whose product is MAEKMEKKDFSIEESLKKIEAITAVLENPATSLKDSLAAYAEGVQLVQACKDDLCDVEKEMIVLSGENSGKE
- a CDS encoding polyprenyl synthetase family protein → MEKNKLELHTKEVQNIIYTYAPAEEGFQKTIFTAMNYSFQAGGKRLRPLLMQETYRLFGGTGKVVEPFMAAIEMIHTYSLIHDDLPALDNDEYRRGRKTSHVVFGEAMAILAGDALLNYAFETACKAFELEPGNQTVARAFTILAKKAGVNGMIGGQVVDVEMTGKQMSGDQLHFVYENKTGALIEASMMIGAVLAGATEDELKQVEMIASDIGLAFQIQDDLLDILGDSAVLGKPVCSDEENGKVTYVTIHGLEESKKDVAEISRRAVTRLDQLPYKNEFLDELILELVNRKK
- the dxs gene encoding 1-deoxy-D-xylulose-5-phosphate synthase; the protein is MSILDRIQEPNDIKKIDEKDLPELAQDIREFLIANVSETGGHLASNLGCVELTIALHRAMDFPADKLVWDVGHQSYVHKILTGRKDQMTTLRKFGGLSGFPKTSESDCDAFNTGHSSTAMSAALGMACARGIKGTKEKIAAVVGDGSFTGGMVYEALNNMAEVKTGCLVVLNDNEMSIGHNVGGMSSYLSKLRVGQPYNDLKNGIEKALMHIPVAGEKLAKGLKRSKDSLKQMFVPGMFFEEMGVTYIGPIDGHNIRLMEETFKRAFKLNKPILVHIKTIKGKGYKFAEKHPCYFHGIGSFDIETGKVKNVEKGLSYTGVFARKLVELGTENTRVVAITAAMSKGTGVDKFAEKFPDRTFDVGIAEEHAVTFAAGLAVEGMIPVVAVYSSFLQRAYDQILHDVCMQNLHVIFAIDRSGLVGADGETHQGIFDTAFLSHIPNLVIMAPKNRYELTRAMEWAVAYDGPVAIKYARGQAYYGLKDYNEPVEYGKSEILREGSEIALVAVGNMVEETEKLYNRFLQEGRQVTFVNARFIKPLDKAMIDHLAESHKLIVTIEEGILHGGYGALVEEYLESKASDVKVLPIAIEDTFVRHGSIEELRKMLKIDAESIYDRIQDMME
- the xseA gene encoding exodeoxyribonuclease VII large subunit; translated protein: MAKKSYTVGQVNGYIKNLISSDYLLGDIYVKGEVSNCKYHSSGHIYFSLKDETGSIMAVMFKSYAYSGLDFKLENGQQVVCHGSVNIYERDGRYQLYVKEIKLDGIGNLYERYEQLKQKLYEQGLFEFDIKKPIPAYPKRVGIVTAQTGAAIQDIRNIAKRRNPYVQLILYPVKVQGDGAAEDIAHGIEVLDNMGVDTIIIGRGGGSIEDLWAFNEEVVAWAIYHAKTPIISGTGHEIDNTIADYAADLRAPTPSAACEQAIPDVMSTVHQVINQGRQMDYLMKRRLAAYQEKLQAAERHLRILNPKQRLAQQQIYLDDLSDRLNRAMKNKYDRYEHRVMLLAERLHGLSPSAKLINGFGYIEKTGTPVTTIKEIEKDDRITIRVHDGLIETRVTDVKEED
- a CDS encoding TlyA family RNA methyltransferase, whose amino-acid sequence is MKERLDVMMVNRGLAESREKAKAIIMSGIVYVDNIKEDKAGSTFDEKAQIEVRGNTLKYVSRGGLKLEKAMDCFGVSLAGKVAMDVGSSTGGFTDCMLQNGAVKVYSVDVGHGQLAWKLRNDERVVCMEKTNIRYVTPDDIEDRIEFASIDVSFISLTKVLPPVKELLTDDGEIVCLIKPQFEAGREKVGKKGVVRDQKVHVEVVEMIVDFARQIGFKTLDLSYSPIKGPEGNIEYLLYITKDQTKENKEFDIKAMVEESHRSL